Proteins co-encoded in one Aspergillus luchuensis IFO 4308 DNA, chromosome 6, nearly complete sequence genomic window:
- a CDS encoding uncharacterized protein (COG:S;~EggNog:ENOG410PUVK;~InterPro:IPR036236,IPR013087,IPR007219;~PFAM:PF04082;~go_function: GO:0003677 - DNA binding [Evidence IEA];~go_function: GO:0008270 - zinc ion binding [Evidence IEA];~go_process: GO:0006351 - transcription, DNA-templated [Evidence IEA]) has translation MADVIHANAAMTSYQPFQCLVCMRRFTRHENLKRHAALHSRSRKEVSLPCELCQATFSRPDLRHRHMKRKHAEHEQRRTTKRSKQRDECSLRPQNSGPHRGQLQDVDELELNRPVWTEPSQVQYADDAGGTSTASSGSPIENSDRIQPTPGNMAQHISMDESVLLDALDLERSLLRETSFTQATDQFENQPQAISTSQPPPDIDLSDLSYSKDFSIIPIAPESTLPQSNWFPSASQIRQGCNLFFTHVSHFLPFLHHPTFNPGTIPSHLLLAMLSLAYQYGEDPECDARSNTGTSLSTRCYLLARSLLSSTDNPHTTTTTTTITDYLPLIQTYLLLQICAMMYLCGSDSTQGLQMHATMISLARSTGLMHPIPTESAHTSDLDSLWKEFIKAESHKRTLFAVHQIDALWYQLLSIPRAISHLEVKHDLPCPETHWTAPSAAQWAHLQLISQQQHHHHATSMRYDDAVRHFLSSPATDPTSPSTSTSTIPPFDPYGAINITHFLISSAREISGWSTMTGMLSMERFSALRSSLLSLGVFLSPSPTSSSPSTLPPKSTTHATATWQTAMIELQMWSPSHTGGIVKASIDTMLQQATELAPSACEFLCEAETAKAFQSHVDWFLVYLEEEGNVQGEAPWVTLYAYKAFLVAWQLVRGGVPGAMGVVGVGDGDVEGAVRWARRVFGWRERWVIGRVVMGCLAGLA, from the coding sequence ATGGCGGATGTTATCCACGCCAACGCAGCTATGACTTCCTATCAGCCATTCCAATGTCTGGTTTGCATGCGCCGGTTTACTCGACATGAGAATCTCAAACGACATGCAGCTCTTCATTCCCGTTCCAGAAAAGAGGTCTCTCTACCGTGCGAATTGTGCCAAGCGACCTTTTCGCGTCCGGATTTGCGCCATCGGCatatgaagaggaagcatgCAGAACACGAGCAACGCCGAACCACGAAAAGGTCAAAACAGAGGGACGAGTGCTCTCTACGGCCTCAGAACTCTGGTCCGCACCGTGGCCAGCTGCAGGACGTCGATGAGCTGGAGCTGAATAGGCCTGTGTGGACTGAGCCATCGCAAGTGCAGTatgcagatgatgcaggaGGAACTAGCACTGCGTCCAGCGGATCACCCATAGAGAACAGCGATCGTATCCAGCCTACCCCAGGTAACATGGCGCAACATATATCAATGGACGAGTCTGTTTTGCTAGACGCGTTAGATCTGGAGCGTAGCCTGTTACGCGAAACATCATTTACCCAAGCAACAGACCAGTTCGAAAACCAGCCGCAAGCGATATCCACTTCACAGCCTCCTCCGGACATTGACCTGAGCGACCTCAGCTATTCAAAAGATTTCTCGATCATCCCTATCGCGCCCGAGAGTACCCTGCCTCAAAGCAACTGGTTTCCATCTGCCTCACAAATCCGCCAAGGCTgcaacctcttcttcacGCATGTCTcccacttcctccccttcctccaccacccaacaTTCAACCCCGGCACCATACCatcccatctcctcctcgccatgCTCTCCCTGGCATATCAATACGGCGAAGACCCAGAATGCGATGCCCGCTCCAACACAGGAACCAGCCTCTCCACCCGCTGCTACCTTCTCGCgcgctccctcctctcctccaccgacAATCctcacaccaccaccaccactaccaccattaCCGACTACCTACCTTTAATCCAAacctacctcctcctccaaatctGCGCCATGATGTACCTCTGCGGCTCCGACTCAACACAAGGCCTCCAAATGCACGCCACAATGATATCCCTCGCGCGGTCCACCGGCCTCATGCACCCAATACCCACCGAATCCGCCCACACCTCGGACCTCGACTCCCTCTGGAAAGAATTCATCAAAGCCGAGTCCCACAAACGAACCCTCTTCGCTGTACATCAAATCGACGCCCTATGGTACCaactcctctccatcccccgCGCCATCTCCCACCTCGAAGTCAAACACGACCTTCCCTGTCCAGAAACCCACTGGACCGCTCCCTCCGCTGCCCAATGGGCCCATCTCCAACTCAtctcccaacaacaacatcaccaccatgctACCAGTATGCGCTACGACGATGCAGTCCGCCACTTCCTATCCTCCCCAGCCACAGATCCTACATCTCCATCTACATCGACATCCACAATCCCCCCCTTCGACCCCTACGgcgccatcaacatcacccacTTCCTCATCTCCAGCGCGCGCGAAATCTCCGGCTGGTCGACAATGACCGGCATGCTAAGTATGGAGCGATTCTCAGCGCTGCGCTCATCGCTCCTATCTCTAGGTGTATtcctctccccatcacccacctcatcctctccatcaactctcccccccaaatccaccacccaCGCCACGGCAACCTGGCAAACCGCCATGATCGAGCTACAGATGTGGTCACCCAGCCACACAGGCGGAATCGTCAAAGCCAGTATTGATACGATGCTCCAGCAGGCGACGGAGCTGGCCCCCTCGGCGTGTGAGTTCCTCTGTGAAGCGGAGACGGCCAAGGCGTTCCAGTCCCATGTGGATTGGTTTCTGGTAtatctggaggaggaggggaatgtGCAGGGTGAGGCGCCGTGGGTGACGTTGTATGCCTATAAGGCTTTTTTGGTCGCGTGGCAGTTGGTGAGAGGGGGGGTGCCTGGAGCGATGGGAGTGgtgggggttggggatggggatgtggagggggcGGTGCGTTGGGCGAGGAGGGTATTTggttggagggagaggtgggTTattgggagggtggtgatggggtgTTTGGCGGGGTTGGCATAG
- the chs3 gene encoding putative chitin synthase activator (Chs3) (COG:M,O,T;~EggNog:ENOG410PGAV;~InterPro:IPR011990,IPR006597;~PFAM:PF08238;~go_function: GO:0005515 - protein binding [Evidence IEA]), protein MARSASGGYPQPPSSPPPVYLRSSPPIPPVPREPRRDSFNRLYSKPIPRKSLTDPVYMPEDRPESQRYSVPRVRIHGESDPPEPDYHEDGIELTLPTDEFAHISLSEQQQQTHVKTIDGSSPPQVPEHRTYGHTPHSSASWSVVDPHKDNSLPNTSTSSLDQQPAKDSQTSSSRDSLDSATQASEIYEPLHYHHRPYEAPQPANQQSPATGSSENIQKPRPAANGRSLSTHSLGSDLGERRRSSRLSPYLHARGSSRDSSASPDVRPVSFVEQLNSCYPQPGPAPVQIGNSHLQSAVGNNASLLSHKQTFDMYLANVKKTDDPAIQYEFAIFMVNAMLEMPPDEADGASAVYGQKGSDINRASLLRESKSILQRLADRSYPFAQYYLADGYASGLFSKGKEDYDRAFPLFLAASKHGHVEACYRTALCYEFGWGTRVDAARAQQFYRQAASKNHPGAMLRMAKACLEGDMGLGKRYREGIKWMKRATDSSDVQYNSAPYELGLMHETGYGDDVFPDPAYAAQLFTKAADLGHIEASYRLGDAYEHGKLECPRDPALSIHFYTNAAQGGHPLAMMALCAWYLIGAEPVLEKDEYEAYEWAKRAAEAGKTPT, encoded by the coding sequence ATGGCGCGCTCTGCCAGCGGCGGCTATCCCCAgccgccttcttcacctccgccCGTTTATCttcgttcttctcctcccatccccccGGTGCCTCGTGAACCCCGGCGGGACAGCTTCAATCGCTTATACAGCAAGCCTATTCCCAGGAAGTCTCTGACGGATCCGGTGTACATGCCGGAAGATCGCCCCGAAAGCCAACGCTATTCGGTTCCACGGGTCAGAATCCATGGGGAAAGCGATCCGCCAGAGCCGGATTATCATGAGGACGGTATTGAACTGACGCTTCCAACTGATGAATTCGCCCACATATCTCTCTccgagcagcaacagcagactCATGTAAAGACCATCGATGGATCATCTCCACCCCAGGTACCAGAGCATCGGACATACGGGCACACACCCCATAGCAGTGCGTCTTGGTCGGTAGTCGATCCCCACAAAGACAACAGTCTGCCCAACACGAGCACATCTTCGTTGGACCAACAACCTGCCAAAGACAGTCAGACTAGCTCTTCCCGGGACAGTCTCGACAGTGCGACGCAAGCTTCAGAAATTTATGAACCTTTGCACTACCATCATCGACCGTACGAAGCTCCCCAGCCCGCAAACCAGCAATCACCAGCAACTGGCTCATCTGAGAATATACAGAAGCCACGCCCAGCCGCCAATGGTCGTTCTCTTTCAACACACTCGCTCGGGTCCGACTTGGGTGAAAGACGGAGATCTTCTCGGCTCTCGCCATACCTCCACGCCCGTGGATCTTCCCGGGACTCCAGTGCATCTCCCGATGTCCGACCAGTATCTTTCGTTGAACAGCTCAACAGCTGCTATCCGCAACCCGGACCTGCCCCGGTACAGATTGGCAACTCCCATCTGCAATCCGCTGTCGGCAACAACGCATCCTTGTTGAGCCACAAACAGACGTTCGACATGTATCTGGCAAATGTCAAGAAGACCGATGACCCCGCCATCCAGTATGAGTTCGCCATCTTTATGGTGAACGCGATGTTAGAAATGCCTCCCGATGAGGCAGACGGTGCATCTGCAGTGTATGGCCAGAAAGGAAGCGACATCAACCGTGCTAGTCTTCTGCGCGAGTCCAAGTCCATCCTCCAGCGCCTAGCGGATCGCAGCTACCCCTTTGCTCAATACTATCTGGCCGACGGATACGCTTCAGGGTTGTTCagcaaaggaaaagaggacTATGATCGGGCATTTCCACTGTTCCTGGCAGCCAGTAAACACGGACATGTCGAAGCATGCTACCGAACTGCTTTGTGCTATGAGTTCGGCTGGGGTACCCGAGTTGACGCCGCTCGGGCACAGCAGTTCTACCGACAGGCAGCATCCAAAAACCACCCGGGCGCTATGCTACGTATGGCAAAGGCCTGTCTGGAAGGGGATATGGGGCTAGGAAAACGCTATCGCGAAGGTATCAAGTGGATGAAACGCGCTACCGATTCATCCGACGTCCAGTATAATTCTGCTCCTTACGAGTTGGGATTGATGCACGAAACGGGATACGGCGACGATGTGTTTCCAGACCCTGCTTATGCTGCCCAGCTGTTCACCAAGGCGGCGGACCTAGGCCATATCGAGGCCAGCTATCGCTTGGGTGATGCCTATGAGCATGGCAAACTCGAATGTCCGAGAGATCCTGCTTTATCGATCCATTTCTATACCAACGCTGCGCAGGGTGGCCATCCGCTGGCCATGATGGCACTGTGTGCCTGGTACCTCATTGGGGCAGAGCCGGTGCTGGAAAAGGATGAGTATGAAGCCTACGAATGGGCTAAGCGTGCTGCGGAGGCTGGTAAGACACCTACATAG